A stretch of the Ictidomys tridecemlineatus isolate mIctTri1 chromosome 5, mIctTri1.hap1, whole genome shotgun sequence genome encodes the following:
- the LOC101974227 gene encoding large ribosomal subunit protein mL50, which yields MAMLCVSGIARRGLTWIALGTTRREFWSRPRAKKEPVETVTIEEVKKEPILVCPPLRSRTYIPPEELQSRLESHMKEVLGSSLPSNWQDISLEDCHMKFNLLAHLADDLGHAVPNSMLYQMCRVRDVLDFYNVPVQDRSKFDELNANDLPPNLKITWSY from the exons ATGGCGATGTTATGTGTGTCCGGCATTGCTAGAAGAGGCTTGACGTGGATAGCCTTAGGGACGACGCGCAGAGAATTTTGGTCTCGACCCAGAGCGA aaaaagaaccagtgGAGACTGTGACGATAGAAGAAGTAAAAAAAGAGCCTATTCTGGTGTGTCCTCCCTTACGAAGCCGAACATACATACCTCCTGAAGAACTTCAGAGTCGTTTGGAATCTCATATGAAAGAAGTTTTGGGTTCATCCCTTCCTAGTAATTGGCAGGATATCTCCCTGGAAGATTGTCATATGAAGTTTAATCTCTTGGCACATTTGGCTGATGACTTGGGCCATGCAGTGCCTAACTCCATGCTTTACCAGATGTGCAGGGTCAGAGATGTTCTTGACTTCTATAATGTCCCTGTTCAAGATCGATCTAAATTTGATGAACTTAATGCCAATGATTTGCCTCCCAATTTGAAAATCACTTGGAGTTACTGA